From a single Labrus bergylta chromosome 14, fLabBer1.1, whole genome shotgun sequence genomic region:
- the epd gene encoding ependymin: MFAAAALFVFMCLTATSHADHHHHPCHTPNMTGLMSVTSLKGELKAVGAFTYDSMGRKLRFRSNESHPVNTSVGLDLLMFFDEGIFYEIDSKNQSCEKKKLHCSLHPLDIPDDAKFHSTVHSGSPSIEGEGLTLNIWTGDFTDSKGHYIMSVTMGCLPISAHYFSETTPFLISNMEVEMEIKDPDLLLVPSFCQGLPLEETPEGTVNSFLHEFM, encoded by the exons ATGTTTGCAGCCGCTGCGCTCTTCGTGTTCATGTGCTTGACCGCCACCAGCCATGCggaccaccatcatcatccctGTC ATACACCCAACATGACGGGGCTAATGAGTGTG ACGTCCCTAAAGGGTGAACTGAAAGCAGTCGGTGCCTTCACTTATGATTCAATGGGCAGGAAGCTTCGGTTCAGGTCGAACGAGAGCCACCCTGTGAACACGTCTGTAGGTTTGGATCTACTGATGTTTTTTGATGAG GGGATATTCTACGAGATCGACAGCAAGAACCAGAGCTGTGAGAAGAAGAAACTGCATTGCAGCCTGCACCCTCTAGATATTCCCGATGATGCTAAATTCCACTCTACCGTACACAGCGGGAGTCCCTCCATCGAAGGGGAGGGATTGACACTCAACATATGGACTGGAGACTTCACAGACTCCAAAG GCCATTACATAATGTCTGTAACCATGGGATGTTTGCCAATCAGCGCACATTACTTCTCTGAGACCACACCATTCTTAATCAG CAACATGGAAGTCGAAATGGAGATCAAGGATCCTGATCTCCTGTTGGTGCCTTCCTTCTGTCAGGGGCTGCCTTTGGAGGAGACTCCTGAAGGGACAGTAAACAGTTTCCTCCATGAGTTCATGTAG
- the stag2a gene encoding cohesin subunit SA-2a: MIAAQDLHTEFQFPQEAESQLSSDTDLEDPDGKNAKTGRGMAAWKGKRGLGDKAKSGGAGRVPGPGRVNGHHPENGAESMTLFEVVKMGKSATQSVVDDWIEAYKHDRDVALLDLINFFIQCSGCKGAVSGEMFRHMQNSEIIRKMTEEFDEDSGDYPLTQSGPQWKKFRSSFCDFIAVLVRQCQYSIIYDEYMMDTVISLLTGLSDSQVRAFRHTSTQAAMKLMTALVNVALNLSINMDNTQRQYEAERNKVVAKRANDRLELLLQKRKELQENQDEIENMMNAIFKGVFVHRYRDAIAEIRAICIEEIGMWMKLYSDAFLNDSYLKYVGWTMHDKQGEVRLKCLTALQGLFYNRELGVRLELFTSRFKDRIVSMTLDKEYDVAVQAIKLLTLVLQSSDEVLSAEDCENVYHLVYSAHRPIAVSAGEFLFKKLFSHQGPEEEGLPRRGRQSLNGSLIKTTVFFFLESELHEHGAYLVDSLWECGSELLKDWETMISLLLDEPVTGEEALTDRQETALVEIMLCAIRQACECHPPVGRGSGKRVLTAKEKKTQLDDRTRITEMFAVALPLLLAKYCVDIDKVTNLLQIPKFFDLDIYTTGRLEKHLDALLRQIWEVQDKHTDTEVLEACSTTYRYLCNEEFTIYNRVDITRSQFLDELVDKFNRLLEDFLQEGEEPDEDDVYQVLSTLKKISAFHNAHDLSKWDLFTSNYRLLNTGLQNGDMPEQIVIHAMQCAHYIILWHLAKVSDSTSVKGDMVTLRKQMRAFCLMCQRYLSSVNTAVKEQAFTILCDLLLIFSHQIMSSGREQLEPLVYMPDASLQAELLNFILDQVFIDQDDDNNSTDGQPDDEAGKIEALHKRRNLLAAYCKLIIYNVVQMDTAADIFKQYMKYYNDYGDIIKETMSKTRQIDKIQCAKTLILSLQTLFNEMLSELGLNVDRSSSAFCGIKELARRFSLTFGLDQVKTREAIAMLHKNGIEFAFKEPSPHGEGGPPLNLAFLDVLSEFSSKLMRQDKRTVHMYLERFMTFQMALQREDCWLPLISYRNSLQVGGDDDNMSVISGISSRGSSVRSKKSKITTSSKRKMPEEENSCSSSDAVWMNREQNMQTPMMMHSPHLTSTVLRDPKKMRPEDSYTAAYSMPSEQHPHQPLPPQQQTHHHHQTAVDYNTQVTWMLTQRQQAEACQQQERVSMHYAKMRNHMQQAIRRGTGLMEDDEEPIVEDVMMSSEDINEGMDFDTMDIDLPASKNRRERTELKPDYFDPSSIMDDSVLNVSMF; encoded by the exons atgaTAGCAGCGCAGGATTTGCACACAGAGTTTCAATTTCCCCA GGAGGCAGAATCTCAGTTGTCTTCAGATACTGACCTTGAGGATCCCGATGGCAAAAATGCAAAGACAGGGAGGGGCATG GCAGCCTGGAAAGGGAAGAGGGGGCTCGGAGACAAGGCCAAAAGTGGGGGAGCAGGGAGGGTCCCTGGCCCCGGCCGGGTGAATGGCCATCATCCGGAGAATGGGGCGGAGAGTATGACTCTGTTCGAGGTGGTTAAAATGGGGAAGAGTGCGACACAG TCTGTTGTTGATGACTGGATCGAGGCGTACAAACATGACAGGGATGTCGCTCTGTTGGACTTAATCAACTTCTTCATCCAGTGCTCTGGCTGCAAAG GTGCTGTGAGTGGAGAAATGTTCAGACATATGCAGAACTCTGAAATCATCCGTAAAATGACGGAGGAGTTTGATGAG GACAGTGGCGACTATCCACTTACTCAGTCTGGACCTCAGTGGAAGAAATTCAGGTCAAGCTTCTGTGACTTCATAGCCGTTCTGGTGCGTCAGTGTCAGTACAGCATCATCTACGACGAGTATATGATGGACACAGTCATCTCCCTGCTCACCGGCCTGTCCGACTCACAGGTCCGGGCGTtcagacacacaagcacacaagcaG CCATGAAGCTGATGACGGCCTTGGTCAATGTTGCTCTGAACCTGAGCATCAACATGGACAACACGCAGAGACAGTACGAGGCAGAGAGGAACAAGGTTGTTGCAAAAAGAGCCAATGACCGCTTGGAGCTCCTGTTACAGAAGCGTAAAGAG cttcaAGAAAATCAAGATGAAATCGAAAACATGATGAATGCCATTTTCAAAGGAGTGTTTGTTCACAGATATCG GGATGCCATAGCTGAAATCCGAGCGATTTGTATTGAAGAGATTGGAATGTGGATGAAGCTGTACAGTGACGCTTTCCTCAATGACAGTTACCTGAAGTATGTCGGCTGGACCATGCATGACAAG CAAGGTGAGGTGCGGCTGAAGTGCCTGACGGCTCTTCAAGGTTTGTTCTACAACAGAGAGCTGGGAGTACGACTGGAGCTCTTCACAAGTCGCTTCAAG GACCGCATTGTGTCTATGACTCTGGACAAGGAATATGACGTTGCAGTGCAAGCCATTAAACTTCTGACACTGGTCTTACA GAGCAGTGATGAGGTCCTGTCAGCAGAGGACTGTGAGAATGTGTATCATCTGGTTTACTCAGCACATCGACCCATCGCTGTTTCAGCAGGAGAGTTTCTGTTTAAGAA GCTTTTCAGCCATCAGGGACCTGAGGAGGAGGGACTCCCCAGGAGGGGCAGGCAGAGCCTCAACGGCAGCCTCATCAAGACcactgtcttctttttcttggagAGCGAG CTCCATGAGCATGGGGCCTACTTGGTGGACAGCTTGTGGGAGTGTGGCTCAGAGCTGCTGAAGGATTGGGAGACAATGATCAGCCTGCTGCTGGATGAGCCTGTGACaggggaggagg cCCTGACTGATCGGCAGGAGACGGCTCTGGTGGAGATCATGCTCTGTGCCATTCGGCAGGCTTGTGAATGCCATCCTCCAGTGGGCAGAGGCTCAGGGAAGAGA GTCCTGACGGCGAAGGAGAAGAAAACGCAGCTGGATGATCGGACGCGTATCACAGAGATGTTTGCGGTTGCGTTGCCTCTGTTATTAGCAAAG TACTGCGTTGATATCGATAAGGTGACCAATTTGCTACAAATACCAAAGTTCTTTGATCTTGACATCTACACAACGGGCCGGTTAGAAAAG CATTTGGATGCCTTGCTGCGACAAATCTGGGAGGTCCAGGAcaagcacacagacactgaGGTCCTGGAGGCCTGCTCCACCACCTACCGCTATCTCTGCAACGAAGAGTTCACCATCTACAACCGCGTGGACATCACCCGCTCCCAGTTCCTCGATGAACTCGTAGACAAGTTCAACAGACTCCTGGAGGACTTCCTTCAAGAG ggTGAAGAACCAGACGAGGACGATGTCTATCAGGTTCTTTCTACGCTCAAGAAGATCAGCGCTTTCCACAA TGCACATGACCTTTCTAAGTGGGACCTCTTCACCAGCAACTATCGGCTACTCAACACAGGTCTGCAGAACGGAGATATGCCTGAACAG ATTGTGATTCATGCTATGCAGTGCGCACATTACATCATCCTGTGGCACCTGGCCAAGGTTTCAGACAGCACGTCGGTAAAG GGTGATATGGTGACCTTGAGAAAGCAAATGAGAGCTTTCTGCTTAATGTGTCAGCGTTACCTGAGCAGCGTCAACACAGCAGTAAAAGAGCAG GCCTTCACCATACTGTGTGATCTGCTATTGATCTTCAGCCATCAAATAATGTCTTCAGGCCGGGAGCAGCTGGAGCCTCTGGTCTATATGCCAGACGCTTCTTTACAGGCAGAGCTGCTCAACTTCATTCTGGATCAAGTGTTTATTGATCAGGATGATGACAACAACAGCACAG ACGGACAGCCCGATGATGAAGCCGGTAAAATTGAGGCTTTGCACAAGCGAAGAAACCTTCTAGCTGCCTATTGTAAATTAATCATTTACAATGTTGTGCAAATGGACACAGCAGCAGACATATTTAAACAATACATGAAG tATTACAATGACTACGGAGACATCATCAAGGAAACGATgagtaaaacaagacaaatcGACAAAATCCAATGTGCAAAGACACTGATACTGAGCCTGCAAACG ttATTCAACGAGATGTTGTCTGAACTTGGCTTGAACGTGGACCGCTCATCGTCAGCCTTCTGTGGCATTAAAGAGCTCGCTCGACGCTTCTCGTTGACTTTTGGCTTGGATCAGGTGAAGACCAGAGAGGCTATTGCAATGTTGCATAA GAATGGAATTGAGTTTGCATTTAAGGAACCTAGTCCCCATGGTGAGGGAGGCCCACCTCTTAATCTAGCCTTCCTCGATGTCCTGAGTGAGTTCTCCAGCAAACTTATGCGGCAGGATAAGAGAACAGT TCACATGTATCTGGAGCGCTTCATGACTTTTCAGATGGCCCTGCAGCGAGAGGACTGCTGGCTGCCTCTCATCTCATACAGGAACTCCCTACAGGTTGGAGGCGATGACGACAACATGTCTGTCATCAGCGGGATCAGCAGTCGAGGCTCCAGCGTCAGGAGTAAGAAGTCCAAGATAACCACGTCAAGCAAAAGGAAAATGCCTGAAG AAGagaacagctgcagcagcagcgatGCAGTGTGGATGAACCGTGAGCAGAACATGCAGACGCCGATGATGATGCACTCACCCCACCTCACCTCCACTGTCCTGAGGGATCCAAAGAAGATGAGGCCCGAAGACAGCTACACGGCTGCGTACAGCATGCCATCAGAGCAGCATCCCCATCAACCTCTGCCTCCTCAGCAGCAGACACACCATCACCATCAGACTGCTGTTGATTACAA CACACAGGTTACTTGGATGTTGACACAGAGGCAACAGGCTGAGGCGTGTCAGCAGCAGGAGCGGGTTAGCATGCACTACGCTAAGATGAGGAACCACATGCAGCAAGCCAT TCGTCGAGGCACTGGACTAATGGAGGATGATGAGGAGCCAATAGTGGAggatgtgatgatgtcatcggaGGACATCAATGAGGGCATGGATTTTGACACAATGGACATTGACCTG CCTGCATCAAAAAATCGCAGAGAAAGAACTGAACTAAAGCCGGACTACTTTGATCCATCTTCCATCATGGATGACTCG GTTCTCAATGTTTCGATGTTCTAA